One window of Dehalobacterium formicoaceticum genomic DNA carries:
- a CDS encoding translation initiation factor 2 — MSTDNLMMKKRIEELEERIEHLRVSRRVLMNLVEKLEKERSNVLTKLEKENRKLQRSNALYAQNILSKNRRIMELEANMEPSEPSKDSFPSSI; from the coding sequence ATGTCCACAGATAATCTGATGATGAAAAAACGCATTGAAGAATTGGAGGAAAGAATCGAACATCTTCGAGTGAGCCGCAGGGTCTTAATGAATTTAGTAGAAAAATTAGAGAAAGAGCGCAGCAATGTCTTAACAAAACTGGAAAAAGAAAATCGAAAATTGCAGAGAAGCAATGCCCTCTATGCTCAAAATATACTGTCAAAAAACCGCAGAATTATGGAATTAGAAGCTAATATGGAACCATCCGAACCATCGAAAGATTCATTTCCATCATCTATTTAG